A stretch of bacterium DNA encodes these proteins:
- a CDS encoding prepilin-type N-terminal cleavage/methylation domain-containing protein, translating to MSLNSSIRIKTKRGGGFTLIELMVVISIIAMLSSVVLVSVQSARIKARNTARFQSVKQLINALELYRTANGKYPNTHTFSGGTYGVGNPLTYNIVWYGKCTGTCYFTGWTSGVRNDTSSDFSDGLGAALLPYVDIGKIPVENTKVSLVDGTGASWGFQSLGIAYYKNSGIDYPGINAVTIIWAQEGSGTQCPSPALSGFMDRTPYYLVNNPTTDHSTLCEIDLLE from the coding sequence ATGTCACTCAATAGTTCTATTAGAATAAAAACAAAACGGGGGGGGGGGTTCACACTAATTGAGCTAATGGTGGTCATTTCTATAATTGCCATGCTTTCAAGTGTTGTTTTGGTGAGTGTTCAGAGTGCGAGAATCAAAGCAAGAAATACAGCAAGGTTTCAGTCTGTAAAACAATTGATTAATGCTTTAGAATTGTACAGGACGGCTAATGGTAAATATCCAAATACTCATACATTTTCTGGAGGAACATATGGTGTTGGAAACCCTCTTACCTATAATATCGTTTGGTATGGTAAATGTACAGGTACCTGTTACTTTACTGGGTGGACTAGCGGAGTACGTAATGATACAAGTTCAGATTTTAGTGATGGGCTCGGAGCAGCTTTATTACCTTACGTGGATATTGGTAAAATACCTGTAGAAAATACCAAAGTATCCCTGGTAGATGGTACAGGTGCTTCTTGGGGTTTTCAGTCATTAGGTATAGCTTATTACAAAAATTCAGGCATAGATTATCCCGGTATAAATGCTGTTACAATAATTTGGGCCCAAGAGGGTAGTGGCACACAATGTCCATCTCCAGCACTATCTGGTTTTATGGACAGAACACCTTATTATTTAGTTAACAATCCAACAACTGACCATAGTACTCTTTGTGAAATTGATTTATTGGAATAG
- the msrB gene encoding peptide-methionine (R)-S-oxide reductase MsrB: MAKPIKETIILGGGCFWCTEAVLKDVKGVLNVFPGYAGGKTFSPTYPEICTGTTDHAEVIKVEYNSALISTENILKVFFSSHDYTQINRQGNDIGTQYRSIILYTTEDQKTEAEKFIKNLENVATEIKALPKDGEPGEFTLAEISHQDYFALHKTAPYCQLVIAPKLEKLQKEIAPLLWSTTLSPEQYKILRQSETEAPFTGKNIEADKTGVYRCAGCKNELFETGTKFNSGCGWPSFDRAIEGTIELKEDNSLGMKRTEVKCAFCGSHLGHLFNDGPTNTGLRYCINALGL, encoded by the coding sequence ATGGCAAAACCAATAAAAGAAACTATTATTCTCGGAGGAGGATGCTTTTGGTGTACAGAAGCAGTTCTTAAAGATGTTAAAGGGGTGCTTAATGTATTTCCAGGATATGCCGGCGGAAAGACTTTTAGCCCAACTTACCCAGAAATTTGCACAGGAACAACAGACCATGCAGAGGTAATTAAGGTTGAATATAATTCCGCACTTATTTCCACAGAAAATATTTTGAAAGTATTTTTCTCATCACATGATTACACGCAGATAAATAGACAAGGAAATGACATTGGAACACAATACAGATCAATAATTTTATATACAACAGAGGATCAAAAAACGGAAGCTGAAAAATTTATTAAAAATTTGGAAAATGTAGCTACAGAAATTAAAGCTCTTCCAAAGGATGGGGAGCCAGGGGAATTTACTCTTGCAGAAATTAGTCATCAAGACTATTTTGCATTACACAAAACTGCGCCATATTGTCAGCTCGTTATCGCGCCAAAATTAGAGAAATTACAGAAAGAAATTGCACCCCTGTTGTGGAGTACAACTTTATCACCTGAACAATATAAAATTCTACGTCAATCAGAAACAGAAGCGCCATTTACGGGCAAAAATATTGAAGCTGATAAGACGGGAGTTTACAGATGTGCAGGATGCAAAAATGAACTATTTGAGACAGGAACAAAATTTAATTCCGGTTGCGGATGGCCATCATTTGATAGAGCGATAGAGGGGACAATAGAACTCAAGGAAGACAATAGTTTGGGAATGAAAAGAACAGAAGTAAAATGTGCATTCTGTGGATCCCATTTAGGTCATCTTTTTAACGATGGTCCAACAAACACTGGTCTTAGATATTGCATAAATGCATTAGGATTATGA
- a CDS encoding tRNA-dihydrouridine synthase, with product MALKTVKNFIKNIYKNAMSHTCCGPSAIEIEEPNLGFWKEIDSKCKSENRPIFVLAPMADVTDCAFRYVIAKYGMPDVLWTEFVAADGLVRATEEGKKKLLADLKFSSELEHPIVAQLFGSHPQYMEEACKLVAELGFDGIDLNMGCPDKSIEKQGAGASMMKNPKLAKEIVLAAKRGVERASQESKGDSTGEKSIKIIPITVKTRVGYNKDELDSWLKNILEAAPAVVTVHARTRKEMSKVPANWDYVNRAVLIRNKMQSHLIEAGKNHTLIFGNGDVESIEDGYKKAKDTGADGVMIGRAIFGNPWLFSTIRNPLQEPLEPSIKEKLNVMVEHTQKFQNELGGIKNFAVMKKHYKAYVNGFDGAKELRAQLMETQNAGEVRKIVEDFIAEI from the coding sequence ATGGCTTTAAAAACTGTTAAAAATTTTATAAAAAATATCTACAAGAACGCAATGAGTCACACTTGTTGTGGTCCTTCTGCTATAGAGATTGAGGAACCAAATTTGGGTTTTTGGAAAGAGATAGACTCAAAATGCAAAAGTGAAAATCGTCCCATCTTTGTTCTTGCTCCAATGGCAGATGTTACAGATTGTGCCTTTAGATATGTAATCGCAAAATATGGAATGCCAGATGTTTTGTGGACTGAGTTTGTGGCAGCTGACGGACTTGTCAGAGCAACAGAGGAAGGAAAGAAAAAACTACTAGCAGATTTAAAATTCTCATCAGAATTAGAGCATCCAATAGTTGCACAACTTTTTGGATCACATCCACAATATATGGAGGAAGCTTGCAAATTGGTTGCTGAACTTGGATTTGATGGAATAGATTTAAATATGGGATGTCCTGATAAAAGTATTGAAAAGCAGGGAGCAGGGGCTTCAATGATGAAGAATCCGAAACTCGCTAAAGAAATTGTCCTTGCTGCAAAGCGGGGAGTAGAGAGGGCGAGCCAGGAAAGTAAAGGGGATAGTACTGGTGAAAAATCGATAAAAATAATTCCCATAACTGTTAAAACTAGAGTTGGATATAATAAAGATGAATTAGATTCATGGTTAAAAAATATTCTAGAAGCTGCACCTGCTGTTGTTACAGTTCATGCAAGAACAAGAAAAGAAATGTCAAAAGTTCCAGCAAATTGGGATTATGTGAATCGTGCAGTTTTGATAAGAAATAAAATGCAATCGCATCTTATAGAAGCTGGAAAGAATCACACATTAATATTTGGAAATGGAGATGTAGAATCAATTGAAGATGGATACAAAAAAGCAAAGGATACAGGTGCAGACGGTGTTATGATTGGTAGAGCAATTTTTGGAAATCCTTGGTTATTTTCTACAATTAGAAACCCTCTGCAAGAACCGCTGGAGCCATCCATAAAAGAAAAGCTAAATGTAATGGTAGAGCACACTCAAAAATTTCAAAACGAACTTGGAGGAATAAAAAACTTTGCCGTAATGAAGAAGCATTATAAGGCCTATGTTAATGGCTTTGATGGAGCAAAGGAGTTACGTGCACAATTAATGGAGACACAAAATGCAGGGGAGGTTAGAAAAATAGTTGAAGATTTTATTGCTGAAATATAG